A single window of Chitinophaga sp. XS-30 DNA harbors:
- a CDS encoding endonuclease/exonuclease/phosphatase family protein, producing MKKNIIALLCCFFTTIAAMAQDNSLQVMTFNIRYNNPGDSINAWPNRADKVASQILYHQPAVLGVQEALWGQMQDLSRALPQYKFVGAGRDDGDKKGEFSAIFYDTARMQLLDSKTFWLSETPEVIGSKGWDAAICRIVTYARFRDRKSRREFYHFNTHFDHIGKVARRESAKLLLQKVNEIAGSTPAIITGDFNAKPQDEPIRVIVDAQNPLHLKDAKALSKTPHYGPHSTFNSFKAHEIGDQPIDYIFLKGKWEVWQHACITQTWKGLFASDHFAQVAKLTFAR from the coding sequence ATGAAAAAGAACATCATCGCACTATTGTGCTGTTTCTTCACAACAATTGCTGCCATGGCACAAGATAACAGCCTGCAGGTAATGACATTCAACATCCGCTACAACAACCCAGGGGACAGCATCAATGCATGGCCTAACCGGGCGGACAAAGTAGCATCGCAGATACTTTATCATCAGCCTGCCGTACTGGGCGTTCAGGAGGCTTTATGGGGACAAATGCAGGACCTCTCCCGGGCGCTTCCGCAATACAAATTCGTGGGCGCAGGCCGGGATGACGGCGATAAAAAAGGAGAATTTTCCGCCATCTTCTATGATACCGCCCGCATGCAGCTGCTGGACTCCAAAACGTTCTGGTTGTCGGAAACACCAGAAGTCATTGGCAGCAAAGGCTGGGACGCTGCTATCTGCCGCATCGTTACCTATGCGCGTTTCCGCGACCGCAAATCACGCAGGGAATTCTATCATTTCAATACGCACTTCGATCACATCGGCAAAGTGGCGCGCCGCGAAAGCGCAAAACTGCTGCTGCAAAAGGTGAACGAGATCGCCGGCAGCACACCCGCCATCATCACGGGTGATTTCAACGCCAAACCGCAGGATGAGCCCATCCGCGTGATCGTGGACGCACAGAACCCGCTCCACCTGAAAGACGCCAAAGCCCTCAGCAAAACACCGCATTACGGTCCGCATAGCACTTTCAACAGCTTCAAAGCACACGAAATTGGCGATCAGCCGATCGACTATATTTTCCTGAAAGGCAAATGGGAAGTATGGCAGCATGCCTGTATCACGCAAACCTGGAAGGGGCTGTTCGCATCCGATCACTTCGCACAGGTCGCAAAGCTGACATTCGCCAGGTAA
- a CDS encoding S41 family peptidase, with product MRAILTGLLAAALSLPATAQSSSEVYFTTYPTLTPDGRTVIFSFEGDLWKTTIQQPGATRLTAMPGNETLAKVSPDGKWIAFTATQFGNADIFLMPVDGGEVKQLTMHEASDQMESWSWDSKHVYFTSNRNGNPTSYKVGLNGGTPVRVFDHHFNLIHNIAEHPLTGELFFNDTWESSFAANRKRYKGDFNPDIQSYIPASKTYKRYTDYRGKDMWTTIDRKGNVYFVSDEENGEYNLYTFSNGRKKALTKFTSSIKRPFASADGSKVIFERDYQVWVYDVASGKSEKLPIRLFRNPVLPKEQDFEVSGKISHYDVSPDGKKLAFVSRGEIFVSDIEGKFVRQIPRASERAVQVQWLKDNRTLLYNETVEGYLNWFTVAADGNGTPKQLTKDKRNNRMLAVNKERTEGVYLSGRDEVRVIDLKTLESRTIVKDEIWAFQNAMPGFSPDGEYVVFTAYRNFEQDILVHHLKKKTTINLTNTGVTETNPYWSPDGKYIYFSSSRTKPAYPFGLQNPKVYRVALDKFDDPFRADKFDELFKKEEKKEEKKEEKKDDKKDDKKPAEKKTPEPVTINTAKIMDRIDQISPSFGSQYGPLYILQKGDKTSVFYISNHADGRSALWKTVLEPFEAPKTDKINGTEMGGGSDIKEADGKLYILAGGHIQKLNPDANKLDKIEISQQFYRNLRTEFEQIFHETWANVEENFYNAEFHGADWKKLREQYARFIPYVNNRTDLRILVNDLLGELNSSHLGFNSSGEEEKINLSYRTMETGILFNDQHPYTVSRIVAKSNADRVNVDVRAGDVLTKVNGVNVDKSLCRDQYFTRPSFEREITLTFEREGKPYDVRLHPQSYGALGEQLYDEWTASNESKVDKLGNNRIAYTHMKNMGGGELEKFLIDMAAKIGSKDALILDLRYNTGGNVHDEVLKFLSQKPYLQWQYRGGKLSPQPNFAPAGKPIVLLINEQSLSDAEMTAAGFKALKLGKIIGTESYRWIIFTSGKGLVDGSFYRLPSWGCYTLDGKNLEKEGVAPDIYVKTSFTDRLEDKDPQLEKAVQEIMNDLK from the coding sequence ATGAGAGCAATCCTTACCGGGCTGCTGGCCGCAGCCCTTTCCCTGCCTGCCACAGCTCAATCTTCATCCGAAGTTTATTTCACGACTTACCCCACCCTCACACCTGACGGGCGTACCGTGATCTTCAGTTTTGAGGGTGATCTGTGGAAAACAACCATTCAGCAGCCCGGTGCCACCCGCCTTACGGCTATGCCGGGCAATGAAACCCTCGCAAAAGTATCACCCGACGGCAAGTGGATCGCATTTACGGCCACCCAGTTCGGGAATGCGGATATCTTCCTGATGCCGGTGGACGGCGGCGAAGTGAAGCAGCTGACCATGCACGAAGCCTCAGACCAGATGGAATCCTGGAGCTGGGATTCGAAACACGTGTATTTCACTTCCAACCGCAACGGCAACCCCACCAGTTATAAAGTAGGGCTGAATGGCGGTACACCCGTTCGTGTATTCGATCATCACTTCAACCTCATTCATAATATCGCGGAACATCCGCTTACCGGCGAACTGTTCTTCAACGATACCTGGGAAAGCAGCTTCGCGGCCAACCGCAAACGTTACAAGGGAGATTTCAATCCGGACATCCAGTCCTACATCCCTGCTTCCAAAACATATAAACGCTATACGGACTACCGCGGCAAGGACATGTGGACGACCATCGACCGCAAAGGCAATGTGTACTTCGTTTCCGATGAAGAGAACGGAGAATACAACCTGTACACTTTCAGCAATGGCCGGAAGAAAGCGCTCACGAAGTTCACCTCCTCCATCAAACGCCCTTTCGCCAGCGCTGACGGCAGCAAGGTGATCTTTGAGCGGGACTACCAGGTATGGGTGTACGATGTAGCGTCCGGCAAGTCCGAAAAACTGCCCATCAGGCTTTTCCGCAACCCGGTGTTGCCCAAGGAGCAGGATTTTGAAGTGTCCGGCAAGATTTCCCACTACGATGTGTCCCCGGACGGAAAGAAACTGGCCTTCGTTTCCCGCGGGGAGATCTTCGTCTCCGATATAGAAGGCAAGTTCGTCCGCCAGATCCCCCGTGCCTCGGAACGGGCGGTGCAGGTACAGTGGCTGAAAGATAACCGCACCCTGCTGTACAATGAAACGGTGGAAGGATACCTGAACTGGTTCACTGTGGCCGCAGACGGCAACGGGACGCCCAAACAGCTGACAAAAGACAAACGGAACAACCGCATGCTCGCGGTGAACAAGGAGCGTACAGAGGGAGTGTACCTCAGCGGCCGTGATGAAGTGCGGGTGATCGACCTGAAAACACTCGAATCCCGTACCATTGTAAAAGACGAGATATGGGCCTTCCAGAATGCCATGCCCGGTTTCTCTCCTGATGGCGAATATGTGGTGTTCACCGCGTACCGGAATTTCGAGCAGGACATACTGGTGCATCACCTGAAGAAAAAGACCACCATCAACCTGACCAATACCGGCGTCACGGAAACCAACCCTTACTGGTCGCCCGACGGGAAATATATCTACTTCAGTTCCTCCCGTACGAAGCCGGCCTATCCCTTCGGCCTGCAAAATCCAAAGGTCTATCGCGTAGCGCTGGACAAGTTTGATGATCCTTTCCGTGCTGACAAATTTGATGAGCTTTTCAAAAAAGAAGAGAAAAAAGAGGAGAAGAAAGAGGAGAAAAAAGATGACAAGAAGGATGACAAGAAGCCTGCGGAGAAAAAAACGCCTGAACCGGTAACGATCAATACGGCGAAGATCATGGACAGGATCGATCAGATCTCTCCTTCCTTCGGTTCGCAGTACGGTCCGCTGTATATCCTGCAGAAAGGGGACAAGACCTCTGTTTTCTATATCTCCAATCATGCCGATGGCAGGTCCGCATTATGGAAAACCGTATTGGAGCCATTCGAAGCGCCGAAGACGGACAAGATCAACGGTACCGAGATGGGTGGCGGCTCGGATATTAAAGAAGCGGACGGTAAACTGTATATCCTTGCCGGCGGCCATATCCAGAAGCTCAATCCTGATGCCAACAAGCTGGACAAGATTGAGATCAGCCAGCAATTCTACCGCAATCTCCGCACTGAATTCGAACAGATATTCCATGAAACCTGGGCGAACGTTGAAGAGAATTTTTACAATGCGGAGTTCCATGGGGCGGACTGGAAAAAACTGCGTGAGCAATATGCCCGTTTCATTCCCTATGTGAATAACCGGACCGATTTGCGGATACTGGTGAATGATCTGCTGGGTGAGCTGAACTCCTCTCACCTTGGTTTCAATTCTTCCGGTGAGGAAGAAAAGATCAACCTCAGTTACCGTACAATGGAAACCGGTATTCTTTTCAATGATCAGCATCCTTATACGGTTTCCCGCATTGTTGCCAAAAGCAATGCAGACCGGGTGAATGTAGATGTTCGTGCCGGTGACGTGCTCACAAAGGTCAATGGTGTGAACGTAGACAAATCGCTGTGCCGCGATCAGTACTTCACCCGTCCTTCTTTCGAAAGAGAGATCACACTGACCTTTGAGCGTGAAGGCAAACCTTACGATGTAAGGCTGCACCCGCAAAGTTATGGTGCGCTGGGCGAACAGCTGTACGATGAATGGACCGCTTCCAATGAATCAAAGGTGGACAAGCTGGGGAATAACCGGATCGCTTACACGCATATGAAAAATATGGGTGGCGGCGAACTGGAAAAATTCCTTATAGACATGGCAGCGAAGATCGGCAGCAAAGATGCCCTGATCCTCGATCTCCGTTACAATACCGGTGGTAATGTACACGATGAGGTGTTGAAGTTCCTCTCTCAGAAACCCTACCTGCAATGGCAATACCGCGGCGGCAAATTGTCTCCGCAGCCCAACTTTGCACCTGCCGGCAAACCGATCGTGTTGCTGATCAACGAGCAATCGCTCAGTGACGCGGAAATGACCGCTGCCGGTTTCAAGGCCCTGAAACTGGGCAAGATCATCGGTACGGAATCCTACCGCTGGATCATCTTCACGTCCGGCAAAGGCCTGGTAGACGGCTCTTTTTACCGCCTGCCTTCCTGGGGCTGCTATACCCTGGACGGTAAAAACCTGGAGAAGGAAGGTGTGGCGCCGGACATCTATGTAAAGACATCCTTTACCGACCGCCTGGAAGATAAAGATCCGCAGCTGGAAAAGGCTGTGCAGGAGATCATGAATGACCTGAAATAA